The Triticum dicoccoides isolate Atlit2015 ecotype Zavitan chromosome 6A, WEW_v2.0, whole genome shotgun sequence genome has a window encoding:
- the LOC119318200 gene encoding uncharacterized protein LOC119318200, whose amino-acid sequence MGRKLPPFAPAAPAATRKRKGSALAPLAACKHSAPARQIGGWASLPTDIVGLITCRLLAGDGDVVDYICFRAVCFSWRACTPAPRDPNLRDPRLRPRGWVALCDGDAVRPDDACEIVFFHTRTARRLRVPLPELRRHRIIGFTDGLVILMHKTTTAVRVLHPFTRDVVDFQPLATLYHQVVRHKGSLLDMNAAVCSSAASSADSIAVVVWFPYTDVVLAADPGSDWEVLHRGFYVWCALPFQGRLYATLCCSSEIVQLYPPRRNGPQENSLVVIARAPHSADREVCNFTSWSLEEGCCSPSGSQLLMQMGQNGMRLTGRDNWSAGSM is encoded by the coding sequence ATGGGGAGGAAATTGCCCCCTTTTGCTCCGGCCGCGCCGGCGGCGACAAGGAAGCGAAAAGGTTCCGCCTTGGCCCCGCTCGCCGCGTGCAAGCACAGTGCGCCGGCGCGGCAAATCGGTGGCTGGGCGTCCCTGCCCACCGACATAGTGGGCCTCATCACCTGCCGGCTCCTGGCCGGCGACGGCGATGTGGTCGATTACATCTGCTTCCGCGCCGTCTGCTTCAGCTGGCGCGCCTGCACGCCCGCTCCCCGCGACCCCAATCTGCGGGATCCGCGCCTCCGCCCGCGCGGCTGGGTCGCGCTCTGTGACGGGGACGCCGTCCGCCCGGACGACGCCTGCGAGATCGTCTTCTTCCACACGCGCACCGCCAGGCGCCTCCGCGTCCCCTTGCCGGAGCTCCGGCGGCACAGAATCATCGGCTTCACCGACGGTCTCGTCATCCTCATGCACAAGACCACCACCGCGGTCCGCGTGCTGCACCCGTTCACGCGCGACGTGGTCGACTTCCAGCCCCTCGCTACTCTGTACCACCAGGTGGTCAGGCACAAGGGGTCCCTGCTTGACATGAACGCCGCGGTGTGCAGCAGCGCGGCGTCCTCCGCAGACTCCATTGCCGTGGTGGTCTGGTTCCCCTACACGGACGTGGTGCTTGCGGCCGACCCGGGCTCAGATTGGGAGGTCCTCCACAGAGGATTCTATGTTTGGTGCGCCTTGCCCTTCCAAGGAAGGCTCTATGCCACCCTGTGTTGTTCGAGTGAGATTGTGCAGCTATACCCTCCGAGACGAAACGGACCGCAAGAGAACTCTCTGGTGGTGATTGCTCGCGCTCCACATTCTGCTGACCGCGAAGTCTGTAATTTTACCTCGTGGAGTCTGGAGGAAGGATGCTGCTCGCCGTCCGGCAGCCAGCTCCTTATGCAAATGGGGCAGAATGGAATGCGATTGACTGGTCGCGACAATTGGTCTGCAGGCTCTATGTAG